A part of candidate division KSB1 bacterium genomic DNA contains:
- a CDS encoding isoprenylcysteine carboxylmethyltransferase family protein, which translates to MALYEEFIRTGNRLFKLRGYLPPLLFFLILAGLPLFNYPGKTQKENLTWEVVCASIAFLGLLIRFFTIGFTPAGTSGTNRGKQVAESLNTTGFYSIVRHPLYLGNFLMWFGLFLYFRTWWLSLTIVLIFWLYYERIMFAEEEFLRGKFGRQFTEWASHTRSFFPTFSQWRKPELSFSLRKAIRNEYQSAYSLVVSFSLVNLMIDSYINRRLTLGKFWRTLLIVGGILFLVLRTIKKKTNLLKQEGR; encoded by the coding sequence ATGGCGCTCTACGAAGAGTTCATCCGTACAGGCAACCGTTTGTTCAAACTGCGCGGTTATTTACCGCCCCTTCTGTTCTTTTTGATATTAGCAGGCCTTCCGCTCTTTAATTATCCCGGCAAAACGCAAAAAGAGAATTTAACTTGGGAGGTGGTTTGCGCTTCCATCGCGTTTTTAGGGCTTCTTATCCGCTTTTTTACCATCGGCTTTACGCCGGCAGGCACGTCCGGTACAAACCGCGGAAAGCAGGTGGCCGAATCTCTCAACACCACAGGCTTTTACTCGATCGTGCGGCATCCGCTCTATCTCGGTAATTTTCTCATGTGGTTCGGGTTATTTCTATATTTCCGCACCTGGTGGTTGAGCCTAACGATCGTTTTGATCTTTTGGCTTTATTATGAGCGGATTATGTTCGCGGAAGAAGAATTTCTGCGGGGCAAGTTCGGCCGACAATTTACCGAATGGGCATCCCATACGCGCTCTTTCTTCCCGACTTTTAGTCAATGGCGCAAGCCGGAACTCTCGTTTTCTCTGCGCAAAGCTATTCGTAACGAATACCAGAGCGCTTATTCCTTAGTGGTCAGCTTTAGCCTTGTCAACCTAATGATCGATTCCTATATCAATCGCAGGCTGACTCTCGGCAAATTCTGGCGGACGCTTTTGATTGTCGGCGGTATCCTCTTTCTCGTTCTTCGTACGATCAAGAAAAAAACCAATCTGCTTAAACAGGAAGGACGATGA
- a CDS encoding Flp family type IVb pilin, which produces MLQLRNLFVKEEGQTLSEYALVLVLIAVVAIAAVTLLGNQISQVLNDIAAAL; this is translated from the coding sequence ATGTTGCAGCTCAGAAACTTGTTTGTGAAGGAAGAGGGCCAGACGCTGTCTGAGTACGCCTTGGTTCTGGTGTTGATCGCCGTTGTTGCCATTGCCGCGGTTACGCTGCTCGGCAACCAGATCAGCCAGGTTCTGAACGACATCGCTGCCGCCCTGTAA
- a CDS encoding carboxypeptidase regulatory-like domain-containing protein, which translates to MKVRLSFLLLLMSIGALARTEQNSLAWQKARFQAEVIRRMQSGHDNSTNVVSNAKLLGFFQNQGVGSISGRLYNVEPEALANAWVEAFSADFSSDQEGFAKGLSLVDKSGLYRITDLPEGNYYVLAYAEGYEPLFYRDATDIILALPVVVSANRDTEGIDFYMRRIQEGKSTITGRVTDASTGKSIAGAIVSAFGVVSGEIGWAETDENGNYSLTKLKAGTYYLVAWAQGYLQQYYNNKSSFLEADQIAVGDSVVLKNFNFRLQRGGSISGRVTYESGRPVVEAYLTATPVGNFDPETEPTFGKALTDENGNYIIEGLRSGDYIVELQARTKWQWFTLWYNQKTNPDEADKVRVVIGEDTGDINFIVPIQEAAGSIRGIVQDTEGNPIFSAYIGVQSADPNQWIYAYASTDEEGRYLVEELPDGRYYVSVGVQNGWQYIYRWWPGVERFEEAQPIFVSKTAPATADFTLPLIVGRSSIAGRVTDTSGRPLVGASLSIIPASGDNPEGVINAVWAWATTDSEGYYRVKQLPGGRYQIYCSYWEDQKFGEQWWNHKDSQEKADVLVLGAEEERNDIDFSLTVKPVFGAIVGAVFDSLTGMPVQRALVQITAAQRDEVWGNNIAAAHRFYWRRMAAITDENGRFAIDWLYEGDYHVSVYANGAFEYYENAPVVELAKRVKVIGGEKSEIAVKIAPRRDGKGMIQGRVLMEGTQTPFEIAVVTAQPAIRAQIWPQSEMFYTAVADTNGNFILSGLPENTKFLIYAFSIWTIGEYYNNVYDPEEATLVRAGYPEATLLKDIELPVYRWLWNGPEDGGRNVMTGQVVGRVTDGDGEPIAGARIIAFNESRQPVADALTDSQGNYELSGLPFGNYILRAGRFGYKSIFNNNAESFEDAKPITLGANRIQVNFILALKTEVVEEKESTPQEFQLLGNYPNPFNPETVIVFKVPNRSQVLLSVYNLSGKKVATLMNRPLEAGRYEIKWDGRDETGKPVSSGVYIYSLQVDGLVKSGKMVLIR; encoded by the coding sequence ATGAAAGTTCGTTTGAGTTTTCTTTTACTGCTCATGTCGATAGGTGCTTTGGCGCGGACCGAGCAGAATTCCCTTGCCTGGCAAAAGGCGAGATTTCAGGCCGAAGTGATTCGGCGAATGCAGTCCGGCCACGACAATTCCACGAATGTCGTATCCAACGCAAAGCTTTTGGGTTTTTTTCAGAACCAGGGCGTCGGAAGCATCAGCGGACGATTATACAATGTAGAACCTGAAGCTCTGGCGAATGCCTGGGTGGAGGCCTTTTCGGCGGACTTTTCCTCCGATCAGGAAGGTTTTGCCAAGGGACTTTCTTTGGTGGATAAGTCTGGGCTTTATCGCATCACCGATCTGCCGGAAGGCAACTATTATGTGCTGGCCTATGCAGAAGGATATGAGCCGCTTTTTTACCGCGATGCGACGGATATCATTCTAGCCCTGCCGGTAGTGGTTTCAGCTAACCGTGATACCGAGGGCATTGATTTTTACATGCGGCGAATTCAGGAGGGAAAATCGACCATCACCGGTCGCGTTACGGATGCATCAACCGGAAAAAGCATTGCCGGCGCAATCGTCAGTGCTTTCGGAGTGGTGAGCGGAGAAATCGGATGGGCTGAAACCGATGAGAACGGCAACTATTCTTTGACGAAACTCAAAGCGGGCACCTATTATCTCGTCGCGTGGGCCCAAGGCTACCTTCAGCAATACTATAATAACAAAAGCTCCTTTCTTGAAGCCGATCAGATTGCCGTAGGCGACTCGGTTGTGCTCAAAAATTTCAATTTTCGTCTGCAACGCGGCGGCTCGATTAGCGGTCGGGTAACCTATGAAAGCGGCCGCCCTGTCGTAGAAGCGTATTTAACTGCTACGCCCGTAGGCAATTTTGACCCTGAAACCGAACCGACTTTCGGCAAGGCCCTTACGGATGAAAACGGCAATTACATCATTGAAGGCCTCCGCAGCGGCGACTATATCGTCGAACTTCAGGCGCGCACAAAATGGCAGTGGTTTACTCTTTGGTATAACCAAAAAACGAACCCTGACGAGGCGGACAAGGTGCGGGTTGTCATTGGTGAGGATACCGGCGACATTAATTTTATCGTGCCGATTCAGGAAGCAGCCGGCAGCATCAGAGGCATTGTCCAAGATACGGAGGGGAATCCGATTTTCAGCGCCTATATCGGCGTGCAGTCCGCCGATCCGAATCAATGGATTTATGCTTATGCCTCGACTGATGAAGAGGGGAGGTATCTCGTTGAAGAGCTGCCGGACGGCCGCTATTACGTTTCCGTCGGAGTGCAGAACGGATGGCAATATATCTACCGCTGGTGGCCGGGAGTGGAGCGATTCGAGGAAGCTCAGCCCATTTTTGTGAGCAAAACGGCACCGGCAACGGCGGATTTTACGCTGCCGCTGATCGTCGGCCGTTCTTCGATCGCAGGCCGCGTTACCGATACAAGCGGACGCCCTTTGGTAGGTGCAAGTCTTTCCATTATACCGGCTTCCGGTGACAATCCCGAAGGAGTGATCAATGCGGTCTGGGCCTGGGCCACTACGGATTCCGAAGGCTATTATCGCGTCAAGCAATTGCCGGGCGGCCGCTATCAGATTTACTGCAGCTATTGGGAAGACCAAAAATTCGGCGAACAGTGGTGGAACCACAAAGACAGCCAGGAAAAAGCAGATGTTCTGGTATTGGGAGCAGAAGAGGAGCGGAACGACATAGATTTTTCTTTGACCGTGAAACCTGTTTTCGGCGCAATCGTCGGAGCCGTTTTTGATTCGCTAACCGGCATGCCGGTGCAGAGGGCGCTTGTGCAAATTACCGCTGCCCAAAGAGACGAGGTGTGGGGTAACAACATTGCGGCTGCACACCGCTTTTATTGGCGACGCATGGCGGCAATTACCGATGAAAACGGTCGTTTTGCAATAGATTGGCTCTATGAAGGCGACTATCATGTTTCGGTTTATGCGAACGGCGCTTTCGAGTACTATGAAAATGCACCGGTTGTCGAGTTGGCCAAGCGGGTTAAAGTGATCGGCGGCGAAAAAAGCGAAATCGCCGTCAAAATTGCGCCCAGACGCGACGGCAAAGGTATGATACAAGGCCGTGTGCTGATGGAGGGAACGCAGACCCCGTTCGAAATTGCTGTTGTAACGGCTCAACCGGCAATTCGCGCCCAGATATGGCCGCAATCCGAAATGTTCTATACTGCGGTTGCCGATACCAACGGAAACTTTATATTATCAGGACTACCGGAAAATACAAAGTTTTTAATCTACGCTTTTTCGATATGGACAATAGGCGAGTACTATAATAATGTCTATGACCCCGAAGAGGCGACGCTGGTGCGTGCCGGTTATCCCGAAGCAACTCTGCTCAAAGACATCGAGCTGCCCGTGTATCGATGGCTGTGGAATGGTCCGGAAGACGGGGGCAGAAATGTAATGACCGGACAAGTGGTCGGCCGCGTGACGGACGGCGACGGCGAGCCAATTGCAGGGGCGCGGATTATCGCATTTAACGAAAGCCGCCAGCCTGTTGCGGATGCCCTCACCGACAGCCAAGGCAACTATGAATTAAGCGGCCTGCCGTTCGGAAATTACATTTTGCGGGCGGGACGTTTTGGATATAAATCGATCTTTAATAACAACGCAGAATCTTTCGAAGACGCCAAGCCGATCACTTTGGGAGCAAATCGGATACAGGTGAATTTCATACTTGCTCTTAAAACGGAGGTGGTCGAAGAGAAAGAATCTACACCTCAAGAGTTCCAGCTGTTGGGTAATTATCCCAATCCGTTCAATCCGGAAACCGTCATCGTTTTTAAGGTGCCGAATCGAAGCCAAGTGCTGTTGAGCGTCTATAACCTTTCGGGTAAAAAAGTGGCTACGCTTATGAACAGACCGCTCGAGGCCGGCAGGTACGAAATAAAGTGGGACGGCAGAGACGAGACCGGCAAACCGGTAAGCAGCGGCGTCTATATCTATTCACTCCAAGTTGACGGCCTTGTTAAATCAGGCAAGATGGTCCTGATCCGTTAA
- a CDS encoding glycyl-radical enzyme activating protein, with product MSTRGIVFDIQRFSLHDGPGIRTTVFLKGCPLHCTWCSNPESQSPSPQLAFAEHKCSHCLACVGECPHGAHVTVRGKHLWDVDRCKRCFACIEACPNGALRRIGKELSVEQVMDVVKRDFPYYEKSGGGITLSGGEPLMQAQFAEALLRSARRLGINTAVETAGIMHDPLVQIADAVDLFLLDYKASEEMQHLNHVGTSLSRVLEGLERLATIGARIRLRCPIIPSLNDTDAHFYRIAELCRDYACIEAVDVLPYHDYGRSKAKEIGKSWPLVQTSVDEETAARWIARMAALGCRNVGLG from the coding sequence ATGAGCACAAGAGGCATCGTTTTCGACATTCAAAGATTTTCGCTCCATGACGGCCCTGGAATTCGGACGACAGTTTTTCTCAAAGGTTGTCCATTGCATTGCACCTGGTGCAGCAACCCCGAATCCCAGTCACCCTCGCCTCAATTAGCATTTGCCGAGCACAAGTGCTCGCACTGTCTGGCCTGCGTTGGCGAATGTCCGCATGGGGCTCATGTTACGGTTCGGGGAAAGCATCTTTGGGACGTCGACCGCTGTAAACGCTGCTTTGCCTGCATAGAGGCTTGCCCAAACGGAGCATTGCGGCGAATCGGAAAAGAGCTTTCGGTTGAACAAGTCATGGACGTTGTCAAGCGTGACTTTCCTTATTACGAAAAATCCGGCGGCGGCATAACGCTTTCCGGCGGCGAGCCGCTGATGCAGGCGCAGTTTGCCGAAGCGCTGCTCCGCTCTGCTCGCCGGCTCGGCATAAACACAGCCGTTGAGACGGCCGGAATAATGCATGATCCTCTTGTACAAATTGCCGATGCGGTAGACCTTTTCTTATTAGATTACAAAGCATCGGAAGAGATGCAACACCTAAATCATGTCGGAACTTCCCTTTCGCGGGTATTGGAAGGGCTTGAACGTTTGGCAACGATTGGAGCAAGAATACGGCTGCGCTGTCCCATTATTCCGAGCCTCAATGACACCGATGCGCATTTTTACCGCATTGCCGAGCTTTGCAGGGACTACGCCTGCATAGAAGCCGTCGACGTCCTGCCCTATCATGATTACGGCAGATCAAAAGCCAAAGAGATCGGAAAATCCTGGCCGCTTGTACAGACAAGCGTCGATGAAGAAACGGCAGCAAGGTGGATTGCCCGCATGGCCGCATTGGGCTGTCGAAACGTCGGCCTTGGATGA
- a CDS encoding TonB-dependent receptor, whose protein sequence is MKTAKVIYKLALALTLLGPVITKASPAPEMPAPPAAAKGAVIKGVIMDSLLAVPIEYANVVLMTANGGQQVDGTVSRKDGTFLLNNVKPGNYELHVKFIGYYEKVLPNIRVASNSPEIDLGKIELMQAVIMLQGVETTAEKAPIEYQIDKKVINVSKQYTAASGTAIDVLENVPSVTVDLEGNVALRGSSNFRLLIDGRPTIMEAADALRQIPASSIENIEIITNPSAKFDPDGTAGIINLVLKKNALQGINGMISLNGGINDRYGSDILLNRRTGGVNVYLGVNYMRRYNPGTMIQRNQTFAADTISFITADGSGNRNFGGYGLRGGLDWDITKQDLFTLGIRLGNRGMKNNQTSNYASWTTPGVDVFRYTSSGLEKRGGMSGQVNLSFKHKFDNQGHELTFETNYENETSDEESKDELLNAIGELESGRRATEKGPQNDLRLKADYVRPLRGAARLEAGLQSRIARSEERNDLYEYTPTLQQYVYAPQFSYAMDFTHDIHAAYLMYANKLGKLGYQAGLRGEYTYRILASKDQAERYTINRLDYFPTLHFSYELPAGQQVMASYTRRIERPRDFFLEPFLVWIDAYNVRRGNPSLLPEYINSYELSYQKSLGRNLFSAEVYYRTTENRIDRIQSVYAENVMLTTMANIGTDEMLGGELMLNFDMKRLWNVNLMANLFDYTIKGVMRGENFERNSFNWNVRMNNTLRLSQSTRMQVNLMYNSPSVSAQGRREGFFIASAAVRRGFLNDKLEVILQVNDLLRTGKFEFYAQGPDFYRYNRFKREAPMVSLTLNYILNNYKQQRQQRNGSEEENGYSGFDMMQ, encoded by the coding sequence ATGAAAACGGCAAAAGTAATCTATAAATTAGCACTGGCGTTAACTCTATTGGGACCCGTCATTACAAAAGCCTCCCCCGCACCGGAAATGCCGGCTCCGCCTGCAGCGGCAAAAGGGGCGGTAATCAAGGGTGTAATCATGGATTCCTTGTTGGCCGTTCCGATCGAGTATGCCAACGTCGTGCTAATGACCGCAAACGGCGGACAACAGGTAGACGGTACGGTCAGCCGCAAAGACGGTACGTTTCTGCTGAACAATGTCAAGCCCGGCAACTATGAGCTGCACGTCAAATTCATCGGCTACTATGAAAAAGTGCTGCCGAATATCCGCGTCGCATCGAACAGTCCGGAAATCGATCTCGGTAAAATCGAGCTGATGCAGGCCGTGATCATGCTCCAAGGCGTGGAGACGACGGCGGAAAAGGCGCCCATCGAATATCAGATCGACAAAAAGGTCATCAACGTCAGCAAGCAGTATACGGCCGCCTCCGGAACGGCGATCGATGTGCTGGAAAATGTTCCGTCCGTCACGGTGGATCTTGAAGGCAACGTCGCTTTGCGGGGAAGCTCGAACTTTCGGCTGCTGATCGACGGGCGGCCGACGATTATGGAGGCTGCCGATGCGCTGCGGCAGATTCCCGCCAGCAGCATCGAAAACATCGAAATCATCACCAACCCGTCGGCCAAGTTCGACCCGGACGGCACAGCCGGAATCATCAACCTGGTTCTCAAAAAGAATGCGCTGCAGGGCATCAACGGCATGATCAGCCTTAATGGAGGCATCAATGACCGCTACGGCAGCGACATTCTTCTCAACCGCCGAACCGGCGGGGTGAACGTTTATCTCGGCGTCAATTATATGCGGCGCTACAATCCTGGAACGATGATCCAACGCAATCAAACCTTTGCGGCGGATACGATTTCATTCATCACTGCCGACGGCAGCGGCAATCGTAATTTCGGCGGTTACGGGCTGCGCGGCGGTTTGGATTGGGACATCACCAAGCAGGATCTGTTTACGCTCGGTATCCGCCTCGGCAATCGCGGGATGAAGAACAATCAGACCTCGAACTATGCCTCGTGGACGACTCCGGGCGTCGATGTGTTTCGCTACACCAGCTCCGGACTTGAAAAGCGCGGCGGCATGAGCGGACAGGTTAATCTAAGCTTCAAGCACAAATTCGACAATCAGGGACATGAGCTTACATTTGAGACGAATTATGAAAACGAGACAAGTGATGAAGAATCGAAGGACGAGCTGCTGAATGCCATCGGCGAACTGGAAAGCGGGCGCCGCGCAACTGAAAAGGGACCGCAGAACGATCTTCGTCTCAAGGCAGATTATGTGCGGCCTTTGAGAGGTGCCGCGCGCCTGGAAGCCGGCCTTCAGAGCCGCATTGCGCGGTCGGAGGAGAGAAATGATCTTTATGAGTATACCCCGACATTGCAGCAGTATGTGTATGCGCCGCAATTCAGCTATGCCATGGATTTTACCCACGATATTCATGCCGCATATCTGATGTACGCAAACAAGCTGGGAAAGCTCGGCTATCAGGCGGGGCTGCGCGGTGAATATACCTATCGCATTCTGGCCTCCAAAGACCAGGCTGAGCGTTACACCATCAATCGCTTGGATTACTTCCCGACGCTGCATTTTTCCTATGAACTGCCGGCCGGTCAACAGGTGATGGCCAGCTATACGCGAAGAATCGAACGTCCTCGAGACTTTTTCCTTGAGCCTTTCCTGGTGTGGATCGATGCCTATAACGTGCGAAGGGGCAATCCGTCGCTATTGCCGGAGTACATCAACTCTTATGAGCTTAGCTATCAAAAGAGCTTGGGGAGGAACCTGTTCTCGGCTGAGGTCTATTATCGCACTACGGAAAACCGTATCGACCGCATTCAGAGCGTCTATGCGGAAAACGTCATGTTGACCACCATGGCCAACATCGGCACCGATGAAATGCTCGGCGGAGAACTCATGCTCAATTTTGATATGAAGCGCCTGTGGAACGTCAACTTGATGGCCAACCTTTTCGACTATACCATCAAGGGCGTCATGCGGGGCGAAAATTTTGAGCGCAACAGTTTTAACTGGAATGTGCGGATGAACAACACGCTGCGTTTGTCCCAATCCACTCGTATGCAGGTTAACTTGATGTACAATAGTCCTTCGGTCTCGGCTCAAGGCCGGAGGGAAGGCTTTTTCATCGCCTCGGCAGCTGTTAGAAGGGGATTTCTCAACGATAAATTGGAGGTGATTCTGCAGGTCAACGACTTGCTGCGCACCGGCAAGTTTGAATTCTATGCCCAGGGACCGGATTTTTATCGTTACAACAGATTCAAGCGCGAAGCGCCGATGGTCAGTCTTACGCTGAACTATATTCTGAACAACTACAAACAACAGCGTCAGCAGCGTAATGGAAGCGAAGAGGAGAACGGTTATTCCGGATTCGATATGATGCAATAA
- a CDS encoding Flp family type IVb pilin, whose protein sequence is MLKSLFVREEGQTLSEYALILVLIAVVAIAAVTLLGNQISQVLNDIAAAL, encoded by the coding sequence ATGTTGAAGAGCCTGTTTGTTCGTGAGGAAGGGCAGACGCTGTCCGAGTACGCGTTGATTCTGGTACTGATCGCCGTTGTTGCCATTGCCGCGGTTACGCTGCTCGGCAACCAGATCAGCCAGGTTTTGAACGACATTGCAGCTGCCCTGTAA
- a CDS encoding HAMP domain-containing histidine kinase: MLLKRITFRAMEFLQAEDVILFLKDEGGKKYTVAYAATRAGETFTPKAELFDFAAAKECVRYRKWVQTDRTTPEGVRPCLWIPLCCDKECIGLLYLIDCLPLPFERGLADQMNAFAELSARTIRNRQRSVTKAKDNQKNITQPTRQMQSAGDKGVAAAKIGHEINNFVAAVNANLELALDLLNNDGETGEIQERILKAQQLLMRITPLTGGLMCSCMMQPAFEMMSINDVVKDFIEYIKPIYQRSGVKFLCQLQPNLPLLRLDPRLLSQVLFNLCKNAVEARQDAQIFLSTRIDACERCILLTIQDNGPGFSPEKLQRLFAEPFTDKANGHGLGLAICRDIIEKHGGSIQAANAESGGACFTIRLPLSQHEEYRGLEFDRIERPCRAYADARHQNSHSLVTLPHEKVN; the protein is encoded by the coding sequence ATGCTCCTGAAGAGAATTACCTTCAGGGCAATGGAATTTTTGCAGGCTGAGGACGTTATTCTTTTCCTCAAAGATGAGGGGGGAAAAAAATATACAGTTGCGTACGCCGCCACTCGGGCGGGAGAGACCTTTACACCGAAAGCGGAGCTTTTCGACTTTGCCGCTGCCAAAGAATGCGTTCGTTATCGTAAATGGGTGCAAACAGATCGGACAACTCCTGAGGGTGTCCGCCCATGTCTGTGGATTCCGTTATGCTGCGATAAGGAATGTATCGGTCTTTTGTATCTGATTGATTGTCTGCCCCTGCCTTTTGAGCGCGGCTTGGCAGATCAAATGAATGCATTTGCCGAATTATCCGCCAGAACCATTCGCAACCGTCAACGGTCGGTTACAAAAGCGAAGGATAATCAGAAGAACATAACTCAACCTACCCGGCAAATGCAATCGGCCGGGGATAAAGGCGTTGCTGCAGCGAAAATCGGTCACGAAATTAATAATTTCGTCGCTGCTGTGAACGCCAACCTTGAGCTTGCATTGGATTTGCTCAACAATGACGGAGAAACCGGCGAAATACAAGAGAGGATACTCAAGGCACAGCAACTTTTGATGCGGATCACACCGCTGACCGGCGGCCTAATGTGCAGCTGCATGATGCAGCCGGCTTTTGAAATGATGAGTATTAATGATGTCGTTAAGGACTTTATTGAGTATATCAAGCCGATTTATCAGCGCTCCGGCGTCAAATTTCTCTGTCAGCTGCAGCCTAATCTGCCCCTGTTGCGGCTTGACCCACGCTTGCTGAGTCAGGTTTTGTTCAACCTCTGCAAAAACGCCGTTGAGGCACGCCAGGACGCCCAAATTTTCCTCTCAACCCGGATCGATGCCTGCGAAAGATGCATCCTTTTAACCATCCAGGATAACGGCCCAGGATTTTCGCCGGAAAAGCTGCAGCGCCTGTTTGCAGAACCATTTACGGATAAGGCAAACGGGCACGGCCTGGGATTGGCAATCTGCCGCGACATCATCGAAAAACACGGCGGCAGCATTCAAGCCGCAAACGCAGAATCGGGCGGCGCCTGCTTTACCATTCGCCTGCCCCTGTCACAACATGAGGAGTATCGGGGATTGGAATTCGACCGCATCGAGCGGCCATGCAGAGCCTATGCCGATGCGAGGCATCAAAATTCGCACTCGCTGGTGACGCTTCCCCACGAAAAGGTCAATTAG
- a CDS encoding A24 family peptidase produces MLLITPVLITIPILTAAYFDYCERRIPNAITLPLFTAGLVLQGIFCGMNGLFNSILGAIVGGGLFMLLYYFDAMGAGDVKLGAAVGCWLGIRFAAFALFYTILLGGLMAIVQLSFKRGRKNSMKTKSIDSKTSDETSIFEGKCEPNAATLPYGIAISGGVFALFIKILWETRP; encoded by the coding sequence ATGCTTCTCATTACGCCGGTTCTCATTACTATTCCGATATTGACGGCCGCATATTTCGATTATTGTGAACGCCGGATACCCAACGCTATCACTTTACCGTTGTTCACTGCGGGATTGGTTCTTCAAGGAATCTTTTGCGGAATGAACGGTCTATTCAATTCTATTTTGGGAGCGATTGTGGGAGGCGGCCTTTTTATGTTGCTCTATTATTTCGATGCAATGGGTGCCGGTGACGTGAAATTGGGAGCCGCAGTCGGCTGTTGGCTGGGCATTCGCTTTGCTGCATTTGCACTGTTTTATACTATACTATTAGGCGGTCTCATGGCCATTGTTCAATTATCCTTTAAAAGAGGCCGGAAAAATTCGATGAAAACGAAATCGATTGATTCAAAAACAAGCGATGAGACGTCGATTTTTGAAGGCAAGTGTGAACCTAATGCAGCGACTCTCCCATATGGAATCGCCATATCGGGAGGCGTTTTTGCTCTTTTCATAAAAATTTTATGGGAAACCAGGCCATGA
- a CDS encoding IgA Peptidase M64: protein MKIFVVLFALSGIVVAGENEFFHWFEDKTLRVDYVHCGDGREEEIGLAALIEEGAWPGRTARLTETLDLGQYCVQVYDQESGQLLYAHGFCSVFGEWQTTEEALNGLRRAMHESVRIPFPRRPVRLELLKRNRRNEFMPLWSLTIDPASTDIRRELPVAGRVRNLIINGDPKHKVDLVILGDGYRRNETAKLRRDAHRFVDVLFSVQPFKERRSDFNVRLIETPSQDSGIDDPRSGVWKRTTLGCRYNTFNVQRYVLCPDNQALLDIAAAAPYDAIYVLINSSQYGGGGIFNQFAVCYAGGKTKEPEWWAEYVFVHEFGHSFAGLADEYYNSEVAYNDLYPLDVEPLEPNITTLNNDGSCKWRNLLSPNVPVPTPWNKSAFDSLARLPVREKDPKRRAELQEQLDAILNDPNLTGVVGCFEGAGYASTGIYRPALNCRMFSKSQTDFCPVCRQAILQMIDLTCGR, encoded by the coding sequence ATGAAAATTTTTGTAGTTCTTTTTGCTCTTTCAGGTATTGTCGTCGCCGGAGAAAACGAATTTTTTCACTGGTTCGAAGACAAAACGCTGCGCGTCGATTACGTTCACTGTGGTGACGGCCGAGAAGAAGAGATCGGCCTGGCGGCGCTCATCGAAGAGGGAGCCTGGCCGGGCCGAACCGCGAGATTGACCGAAACGCTCGATCTCGGTCAGTATTGCGTGCAGGTGTATGATCAGGAAAGCGGTCAGCTCCTTTATGCACACGGTTTTTGCTCGGTATTCGGCGAATGGCAGACTACGGAAGAAGCCCTAAACGGACTACGGCGAGCCATGCATGAATCGGTGCGCATTCCGTTCCCGCGCAGGCCGGTGCGGCTGGAATTACTAAAGCGGAATCGCCGCAACGAGTTTATGCCGCTGTGGTCGCTGACCATTGATCCCGCCTCTACCGATATTCGTCGCGAGCTTCCTGTCGCCGGCCGCGTCCGCAATCTGATAATCAACGGGGATCCCAAGCATAAGGTGGATTTAGTGATTCTCGGCGACGGTTACCGACGCAACGAGACGGCCAAGCTGCGTCGCGATGCGCACCGATTCGTCGATGTCCTGTTTTCGGTTCAGCCGTTCAAAGAACGCCGTTCCGATTTTAACGTTCGCCTTATCGAAACGCCTTCGCAAGATTCAGGAATCGACGATCCTCGTTCGGGCGTCTGGAAACGAACAACTCTCGGCTGCCGCTACAACACGTTCAACGTCCAGCGCTACGTTCTTTGTCCGGACAATCAGGCCCTTCTCGACATCGCCGCAGCTGCACCTTATGACGCCATTTATGTGCTCATCAACTCGTCTCAGTACGGCGGAGGCGGTATTTTTAATCAATTCGCCGTGTGCTATGCAGGCGGAAAAACAAAGGAGCCGGAATGGTGGGCCGAGTATGTGTTTGTCCATGAATTCGGCCATTCCTTTGCCGGCCTGGCCGATGAGTATTATAATTCGGAAGTTGCTTACAATGACCTTTATCCCCTTGATGTCGAACCTTTGGAGCCGAACATAACGACGCTGAACAATGACGGCAGCTGCAAATGGCGTAACCTGCTTTCCCCGAACGTTCCGGTCCCCACGCCTTGGAACAAGAGTGCGTTCGATTCTCTCGCCCGGTTGCCGGTGAGAGAAAAAGACCCGAAAAGGCGTGCGGAACTGCAAGAGCAGCTTGATGCAATACTCAACGATCCTAATCTCACCGGAGTTGTCGGTTGTTTCGAAGGTGCAGGGTATGCCTCTACCGGAATTTACCGACCGGCATTGAATTGCCGTATGTTCAGCAAATCCCAAACAGATTTTTGTCCTGTTTGCCGACAAGCGATTTTGCAAATGATAGATTTAACCTGCGGAAGATAA